One Triplophysa rosa linkage group LG8, Trosa_1v2, whole genome shotgun sequence genomic window, caggaaaaacaaaatgaGGAAGATGACGAGAAACAAGAAGAGCATCATATACAGACTTCACAGAGACAGAGAAATGAGGAAGATGTTTCCGCTGAAacaggagagagagatttgAGCACACTCAGCCCTGCCATAGACACACCTGTCTGTGCCAAAAACATCTCCCTCACTGCCAGTGGAGAGAGGGTCATCCTCTGGACCAGGTTAGATCAAATATTACTCGGCCATCTAAACACTTGCATGTTATGCCCTCAATCTGTATGTTGGATTTGACCTTacttatttaacattatttgttGCCTGGTGTCTAGGGAGGCTGATCGTGTCATCCTGACTGCCTGTCAACAGCAAGGAGCCAATCACAGTACTTTCCAGGCTGTGTCAGAGCAACTTGGCAACAAAACAGCCAGTGAGGTACCTGAATTATACAGCTACTGATCAATGACAAGCAAAATATTTCTATATTgaatttagcatttttttaaacatagcTCTGTTTCCACAGGTATCAACCAGATTTCGAGACCTCATGCGTTTGTTCCATACGTCAGCTTGTCAGGCGAGCTCCGAGGATGAAGCCACAGAACAGCAGTCAGCCACTGATGAAGAGCAGGACTAGAGAATCAGTCTTTTTACCTTCTtataaactttttcattgtctgtTATAAATGGGTGtaattcttttggttggaggcTACAGTTGCATATAAAGCCCCACTTTTTCCGCTGACACCTGCTAAAGAAGTATTTTACACATGGGGTCTGAGGTCTCTTATAATGCGTAAATTAATTAAACATAATGAAGCcttttatttatcaaaaaaaaatgaagcaaaacatttttattggaaAGCACCAGCCTGCAGATTCTCATCAACATTCTTACTGACATTGATTGTATATTCTGTGAATATATGAACAGAGGTTTTGTATAGTATTTTTATATCCGggtgattttgttgtttttattttgctgcaGATGTTAGTTCTGTAAACAAGGCACTGTTGTGGGGAATCTGGAGGAcgattaaaatgattatttatacAGACTTAAGTGTCGGACTGAATTCTTACATAGATATCAGCATTTTTCCAAAGAAAGTGCAACTGATGGCAATTTCACATTGAGTTGTTTCTCCAGTACCATTGTGAAATGTTAGTTAGATAATATTTGATGATCTATATTGCAGATTTGACTCAATTATTTGCCTCAATTATCTTATagatcaattaaattaaattttggcCAAATGTGATGTCAGGATTGGCATATTTGTACGTTTGCTTTTAATGACCCCTCAGGTAAGATTCAACCATGACAATATGAGGTGTGTATGGTACAAAATAGAGAAACAAATTTACCTTTATGGTACTTGTTGAACAAAATTGTTTTGCGAGAAATCAAACTACAGCAAAACAGAATATGTAACgttatttattgtaataagcaaatgcttaaaaaacaaaaagctcacaAGAATCcttcttaaattcttctcaaagctgagcttcagtttacacgTTAAGCACAACTAAACGCCATGCAAACAATCTTATAAAcacatctttaataatatatttgatttTCCAAAGCTGGACATCACCTTCTACTGCTGTACAGTACAGATTGTAAAACGCGTTTCGTTAATAGAGATGTGGTCCCCTTTCGCCTCCCGTAGGTAAATACCGGATGGTGTCATGTCTGCTCCTGTGCTGAGCGCGTGGTAACACTGCTCGTTATTTCCCCTGTTCAGTCCGGTAAGAATCTGACGTTTTTGCTTGTGTTTTGGTTGCAAACTTGACAGATTGCTCTGAAGTAACCCGTGACAGAACTCTGggtatatatgatatatatttaaaataatttaatccgAGTTGTATGCCTTCAATAGATTCTGTAGAAGCTATTTTCTCATGGCAGAGACAACCCAAGAAAAAGCAACCGGACTGGAGTTCGCGGAGCAGCAACTACTGCGACACGGATGGGAAAAAGGTTCATTTTTAGATTCTACACATCACAAACACTGTCTGTCATGTCAAAGTTTACCTTAGTCATTCAAACAACTATTTAATTCAGTACATTTTATTCTCAAGTAATGGTctaacacgtgtgtgtgtgtgcgtgtgcgtgtgcgtgcgcgcgcgtgtgtgtgtgtttgtactgttgtaTTAAAGGTAAAGGTCTGGGCAGGAGAGAGAATGGCATCTCAGAGGCTATTAAAGTCCAAATTAAACGTGATAAAGGAGGGGTGAGTGGACCTTATGAGCTATAGGTAGCATGCAGTTAAAACCTTCATAAGCGCATTATACTGTTTGTCCTCAGATGGGCCATAAAGAAGGAGAGCAGTTCACTTTCCACTGGTGGGATCATGTTTTTAACAAGGCCTCCTCTAGCCTGGTGGTGGAAACAGGACAGGTAAACTTTAAGGCTGCCATACATGTTTTGACTCTCTTGATCGATGACATTTACAGCCATGAGTTCTGACTAAAGTTGCATTGTGCAATTGTGGTTTAGGATGGTGTGATGGTGAAGGCGGCAGACAACAGCAGTAATGGTTTGATCTCCAACAAGAAGCCACGCAAAGCTCAGCAAGCCAAATCCATGCTGTATGGATCTTTTGTCAAGGTACAAAACTTACAaatgaaacaatgaaaacaaaaataacaggTTCTTCAGTTTTTGTCCATCGTAATATAGCTTTTAGATTGTTGTTGATATCTGGATTTGTTATGGCACTTGCGCAGTTGTGTTAAAGAGTTCTTTCTCTTCTCTTAGTCAGCAACTCTGCTCTCGGGTCAGGAGCACACAGAAAAGACCTCTGATTCAGATGATAGCAGTAATTCTGAAGATGAGGACCAAAAACTGGACCTCTCCAGCACTACCAAGTATGAGCTGCCAACATCCCAAATTTCCTTAAAAACATGAATACCTTTttcctttatcattttgcaATATTCTGCaataaaaatgcacttttaaatcTTTCAGTGAATGGTACGCAAAGGCAGTAGAaggtttaaaattaaaataataatactagTTCTGTCTTCCTCATTCCAGGTTATCAGATGCAGACTTGATCAAAGCTTGTGGAGGAAGAACTGCGCACAAGTAAGCACTGGTCTCTTAAAGTTTACATCACAATCCACACCAGCACATCTTTTTTCGTGGTGATGGATGTAAAGTAGTAATAGCAATGCTTAATTTGCTCTCacaaaaatgaaccatggttgaACTATTTTGTTAATTAACAGGGGAGCCAGACATGGTCTTACTATGAGTGCCAAACTGGCCCGTCTGCAGCAACAGGAGCAAGAGTTCATGAACAAGTACGGTAAAAAGAATCAGCCTGCAGGAACATGTAATAATGGCAGCCACGTTTGTAATAATGACACCAGCCTGATCCATGACGACAATCCAGATGCtacagagaaaacaaaacgcAAGAAAGCGAAAAGAAAGGAGCCATCTGAGAATGACATCTATGACGGTGAAACAACAACAGATATTAATGAAGGTAGTGATGTTGAGGACATGAAAAAGAATAAAGACACTAATGATTTTGTGAACGATGCTTCAATGACTGATGCTGAGCCcaggaaaaagaaaaagaaaaagagaaatagCAAAGTCAAAACCACACCTGAAGAGAGTTTTAATGGGGACTGCAGCTCGGCCTCACACGCATCGGAAGAACCACAATTAGAATCAAATGAAACAGCTTCATGCCTACCAACAATGAAAGAAGACATCCCCAAGAAGGAGAAAAAGAAACGATTGGTCGCAGATGTGACCAGTGAGGATTCCACAGAAAATAAACCACAGGAGCTTCAAGAAGCATCTGACAATGTCTCCaagcaaaagaggaaaaagaaatCCTCCATGGACCACTATGACTCctctgtgatgatgatgataacaGAGGACACTAACACAGAAGAGCAGAATGTGTACATGGAAACGGGTGgacaagagaaaaagagaaagaataaGAAAAAGAAAGTAAGAGAAATTGAGGAGCAGGAGGTGGAAGAAAAAGTGACAGTGGAGGACTCTGTgccaaagaaaaagaaaaaaaggccAAAAATTGATGGTAGTCCGTGAGAAGAAACTAGAGTGCTAAAACTTTTTGAATGACTGTTTAGTATTAAACTAGATGAGATCAGATGTTTGTCTAATGCGACATTATTTATTCTGACAAATGGCTGATCTTTTAAGCTTGTTCCTCACAAATGAATTCATGTGTCCTTAAATTGTGTAGGGATGTTTTTTAttggtaaaataaatattttgtaatgtgtTAAAGTACATTTACAAAGTTTTACAAATCACAATGAAATATTAACTAGATATTAAGAACATAATGGAGTCAGTTTATTCTCTAACtttatgaaatgtaatttttttgatTGATTTGATGTCATAACTTAAATACTTTACTTTAAAATACATCTTCATGTCCCACACTGAGATGTCAGGTTATTTCTTCAACAGTGCCAAACTGTAACGTTGGAACACTTTAAATTTACTGACTTTTCCCTTAAAGTCCAGCTGTGTGACTTTTGCTTGAGTAAATCAAGCAAAAAACAAATGGAAACAATAAATGTTCACATAAACTCTCTTTTACGAGAGTAGTGGTTTATTCTAGTTGAaatgttgtggaattgtggCCATGTTAAACTGGTCATTTTGCAGATCCACCTGTTCAACATGCCAGCTTTTCTTGGAGTTGTTGCTGCTTTTTGAGAGAACACAGTTAATGGTTGTGTCTGTGGGTGTGTTAATCCAGAATCTAAAAGGACAATATTAACTTTTTAAGGCTCATTAAATAACTGACCTGAAGTCTGTGTGTAGTAACTGTAGCATAAACAAAGTTATGTTGCTTTCATAGTTTTCATAGTACACGATTGCAAAacaggttgtttttaaatgctgcCTTAAAGTATtgctataaaataattatatacaaataataaaaaatacatgactAATATTAAATGTAATCAATAATTTTAGTACTACTAAACTACTTTAGTAGAAgtaatttgttttattcttaCCCTTCCTTAAGCTCTGCTTCACTGGTCCAAACCCAAGGTCCGATCCAGTACCCATGATGTTTGTCATAATAGAATTCAACGTGCTTATTAACAAATTCCTGAATTTgtataaaaaacaagatttacaTTGCCATATTCCCAAACATTTGAGACTTTAAAAAGTTAATATTGACAGTTATTTTTATGGGGTCCTAGTCGACAAAGTGTATATTATAGATCTTTAATTCTCCTTTAATCCATATAAAAACATTCTTATATTTCGTATCTCACTGATAGTCTTAAAggaacatttcacccaaaaataaaaattctgtcatcatttactcaccttcgagttgttctaaatctgtacacatttctttgttctgatgaacacagagaaagttatttggaagaacgctcataaccaaacagttcttggaccccattgactaccatagtaggaaaaattactttatatatgttttgttctgttaaaaacgaaagaagatatttttaagaatgtaggaaagcaaacagttctgcggTACTTTTTActactattgtaatttttcctggtagtcaatggggtcctaGAACTgtctggttaaaagcattcttccaaatatctttctctgtgttcattagaacaaagacatttacaggtttggaacaactagagagtgtgtaattcatgacagaattttcatttttgggtgaactgtccctttaaatgcagaCCTGTTCCTCCACATTGTCTAGCCAGATGAGCTCCAAACGTCTTGCAGGACTCTTGTTTGTCTATCCATGTTTTCCAGGCATTTTCTACATGGAAATAGTAACAGCTGGAGCCATTCTGAATCCAGTTTTTAGACAGGGTTTACACCGGACCCCTGCAGGGAGAATACTTAATTTTACTAGAAAAAGAACATTCTTGTCTCAGAGATCAGTCATAATGGAATATGAACAGATCCATCAGTAGTCTTACCATTCTCTGATTGACAGTAGTCCTCTATAGAAAGGGTACTTTGTTTCAATATGAAGTTCAGGGTGCTGTTAAGCTCTTCATTCTGTGTCGTAAGCccttttatctctctctctccagtagcTCCTTGTGTGTCAGTAATTGCTGGTTGACTGTTCTCTCTTCAGTGTATAGGGTCTGTGTAAAGTGGTTTCCAGCAGGTAAGTGATGCTCTGAGCTCTCAGGTTTTTATTGTCTATTAGACATGAGGATATTTCTGAGTGTGTTGAGCTCTACCAGAATTTTTTTGTTATCTGTCATATGACTCTGcagtaaaaaataaagagaactATGGGGTATATTAGTCTGCCAGCATGTAGTGATGTTATTTAATAGCTATTTTAACACTTCTTTGCAGCATCATACAGTAAATTACACAACTGGACCGTTTTGACCTTAAATAAAATTATGCAACTGTCTTCTTACAGGCAATtataaacaataacattttactGTTCATGCCActctatttatttaatgtctgGGTTGTTGTGAAAATACTCAATCCTGTTTCTGGATGTCCCCATTCCCCACAGATACTATGAGATCTAACGCAATAcacataaaacagatttttgatAAACCAAGTTCATGTGTTGGAACCAAACTTTAGAAATGTCCTTACTGAGGATGCTGACTGCGGTTAAAGCCAAGATTAGAAGAATACAGAGCACACCCAAACACACTGTAGCTCGTCTGTATGTTGGAGAGGTCGAGGTGGTCACTTTTTCTGAAGAAGAATAAGTCTATGATTGAAATGATTCTAGTACAAAGCAACTAAAACATTGTAACATTtgacaaatgaagacttggtaGAGCTGGAGATTATGATTTTCAGAATCATGTTCTGTAGGATGAAATGGGTATAATGCTTTCTGTACCTTCAGACTGATGATCTTGCGGTGGTAAACCAGATTCTTTTCCTGGAAGTTGTTGAgctgcataataaaaaaaagatgtcaAAACATGTTTCATGGGTATAATGATTCATGGGAATAATAACACAAACCAGACACacgacagacaaacaaacattcatttaatcacaaacatccacaaaaagaaaacctGGTCTCAGTCTTTTGTCACAAAACAGATTAAAATAGTAGTGGTTACTGGCTATTACGGTTGTGTAAAACGTGATTTGGGATTGATTGAGATTTTCTTTACCattaagcaaataaagacatctGAACTTACCTTTAGATGTGTCATTGTCAAAAGCTTTAAAGATGACTGTTGAATAACACCCCTCACCTTCCATTCTAACAGCACAAGCCACAGTGTCATTAGATAGAGAAGAGCAGAACGATGTTTAAAACAGGCAGTATTTAGAGAAGTTTGCGTTCAGAATTTGGAAATACCAGAAATTGGTCAGAAGGCAGAGCAATTCTTGCATTTTACAGAACACATTATCACTTTGTTTCTGCAATTATCAGTGAAAGAGGAAGACGAAAAAATGCTAAAGTGCAGGTGTTTTACGCTTAAATTGAGTCCTGACCTATGACACAAgagttgttacattttgttttgtggttaGTGTTTGTCCTTTGTCAGAGGAAGTTCTGTAACTCCAGAGATAAGAGACCAAACACGTCACAAATGCAAAAGCCAcctttatgtttaaaataaaataataaaataaaaaaaataaaaaagttaaatctGAAGAATATCTGTATAATCAGGCATTTGgttgttaatattttttaacaattccATTATAATTCTTTTAAATGCATGCTTTATGAAAAgcaggaaaaaacaaaacaaagtttcAAAGTTTAAAGATCTGTGATATTAAACAATACTTAAGAAaactattaaattaaatgatccCCTAAAAATGTCAATGTCAGTTGTGTCCTCAACTTTGTGTCAACTCCATcataatttttataatttattaatccTGAATACATCAGACAATGTCTTGGGTAGCCATAACTCCCAACTGTACTGTATGTCCCCACAACCTACTTATTGTAAAATCCACAgtatatttattacttttttaaatttacaaaGTTAAACCGGCAAAGTGTGATTTTCTGTGCGATTAGTGAGTTTTGTGAGTCAGTTTTGTGggataaatgtttagtttataaaagGTCCAGTGTACAGCGCTTCatcagcatctagcggtgaggttccAAATTGctaccaacggctcactccacccctccccagTCCCCACACCCTTTCGAAGCACAGCGGCAGCTGACAAGggaagatgtcgtcatgttttcgcttctttcccgaaGGAAATATTCACTTCACATACATAAGAAAAAATAGACAGGATCCAAGCCGAATTTCACAAATTTTCGTCAGGAGATTAAGAACTACTGCACCAGTTTGGAAaacattgttaataaaaaagcaatgaagacttttaatattttttatgaatatCTAATATCTGAAAATTGAAATTGGACTTTGTTCTTGGATGTACATGTTATAGAATATGTATTGTTATACAgtaagtgttctgcagaaaaaaagataacgtatttatgaaacgctctgtagagcagtttgttcgtAGGGATAGGCTACTGTAAAAAGGgatagaaaaatagaaaaagctcaatctaaggtaataaaaacacaacgctttaTTATATAGGCCTAACGTCTTAACAACCTTCTTTATAATCAAACATCTctcttgtttttgtaattttctGAAGAATGGAAGAGaaagtttcaaatattttcaaagaATCGGAATTAAATTCAGCttacattttacaaaatgtacTCAGTACTCAAATATTTCTTAATAAGCAAATTCAAGGCTTTGAAAACTGCTTTTGGCTTTATGTAATGTGTGCAACGTGCCACAAGAGGGAGCAGAAGGGacagaaaattacaaaaatggAAGGAGAATTACAAGcaacagaaatataaaaataacacatttttgagGTTTTCACCCTTTAACATAAAagcaacatttattttatcacaCTTGTATcgttgtttttcttcattaccTCAAACgctcacattttaaatgtgaatcCAGCAGTTGCAGAGTTAACTTTCCAAATTACATCACTGCTTTCCCATTCTGTCCGTCCACCCCTCCTTCTACACTCTTTCGCCCTCCCCCTTGTCATTGTCTATGAAAGGAGTGTCTTTCTTTCGCCGGTCCATTCAGCCACTGGGCACTGGGAGTGTGGTCCAGACCTCACCCTCCAGCCATCCATTATAATCCCTTTTCAGCCACAGAGACCA contains:
- the gpatch4 gene encoding G patch domain-containing protein 4, which encodes MAETTQEKATGLEFAEQQLLRHGWEKGKGLGRRENGISEAIKVQIKRDKGGMGHKEGEQFTFHWWDHVFNKASSSLVVETGQDGVMVKAADNSSNGLISNKKPRKAQQAKSMLYGSFVKSATLLSGQEHTEKTSDSDDSSNSEDEDQKLDLSSTTKLSDADLIKACGGRTAHKGARHGLTMSAKLARLQQQEQEFMNKYGKKNQPAGTCNNGSHVCNNDTSLIHDDNPDATEKTKRKKAKRKEPSENDIYDGETTTDINEGSDVEDMKKNKDTNDFVNDASMTDAEPRKKKKKKRNSKVKTTPEESFNGDCSSASHASEEPQLESNETASCLPTMKEDIPKKEKKKRLVADVTSEDSTENKPQELQEASDNVSKQKRKKKSSMDHYDSSVMMMITEDTNTEEQNVYMETGGQEKKRKNKKKKVREIEEQEVEEKVTVEDSVPKKKKKRPKIDGSP